One Rhinopithecus roxellana isolate Shanxi Qingling chromosome 7, ASM756505v1, whole genome shotgun sequence DNA segment encodes these proteins:
- the LOC104663930 gene encoding putative G antigen family E member 3 isoform X2, translated as MSEHVRTRSQSSERGNDQESSQPVESVIVQQPAEEKRQEKEAPTENQGIAPSEEIENEGAPAVQGPDVEAFQQELALLKIEDEPGDGPDVRERTQPTFDPTKVLEAGDAQP; from the exons ATGAGTGAGCATGTAAGAACAAGATCCCAGTCCTCAGAAAGAGGAAATGACCAAGAGTCTTCCCAGCCGGTTGAATCTGTGATT GTGCAGCAGCCCGCTGAGGAAAAACGTCAAGAAAAGGAAGCACCAACTGAAAATCAGGGTATTGCACCTAGTGAGGAGATCGAAAATGAAGGAGCACCTGCTGTTCAAG GGCCTGACGTGGAAGCTTTTCAACAGGAACTGGCTCTGCTTAAGATAGAGGATGAGCCTGGAGATGGTCCTGATGTCAGGGAGAGGACTCAGCCCACTTTTGATCCCACTAAAGTGCTGGAAGCAG